A window of the Trichoderma asperellum chromosome 6, complete sequence genome harbors these coding sequences:
- a CDS encoding uncharacterized protein (BUSCO:EOG092D4LPB), with translation MSAEESSNYAPRSPDLSSFFSDSPTQAAPQHLTAHGQAGYKIQPPASRFAALPGNAESFYPPSHSFGADPQAARQPYIEPDYYHEPYSPPAVRYPGQNPAGYQYAAPLAPQHDFKPPPPPEFSPYSYEPYPGQASSSSSGMPPRKAAVPPPPAPVIEPSPVKTKFPTARIKRIMQADEEVGKVAQQTPIAVGKALELFMIQLVTKSADIAKDKGSKRVTASMLKNVVEADEQWDFLRDIVSRVENEKEGSKSKGKGDSETDEEMEEPKKRGRGGGRRKKAVQ, from the coding sequence atgtcggCCGAGGAATCGTCGAATTACGCGCCACGGTCGCCGGACCTGTCGTCGTTTTTCTCGGACAGCCCCACCCAAGCCGCACCGCAACACCTCACAGCGCACGGCCAGGCTGGATATAAAATACAGCCTCCCGCCAGCCGTTTTGCCGCATTACCGGGCAACGCAGAGTCCTTCTATCCACCTTCCCACTCATTCGGCGCCGACCCTCAGGCCGCACGCCAGCCTTATATCGAGCCCGACTACTACCACGAGCCATACTCTCCGCCAGCCGTCAGGTATCCAGGGCAAAACCCAGCCGGCTACCAATACGCCGCACCCCTCGCGCCGCAGCACGACTtcaagccgccgccgccgcccgaATTCTCCCCTTATTCGTACGAGCCGTACCCGGGCCAGGcttcgtcctcctcttcaggcATGCCGCCCAGAAAGGCCGCGGTGCCTCCGCCGCCTGCGCCGGTCATCGAGCCGTCTCCCGTCAAGACCAAGTTTCCTACAGCCCGGATTAAGCGGATCATGCAGGCCGACGAAGAAGTAGGCAAGGTTGCTCAGCAGACCCCTATTGCCGTCGGAAAGGCACTGGAGCTGTTTATGATCCAACTGGTAACAAAGAGCGCGGACATCGCCAAAGACAAGGGCTCCAAGAGGGTTACTGCATCCATGCTGAAAAACGTGGTGGAGGCAGACGAGCAATGGGACTTCCTGCGAGACATAGTAAGCCGTGTAGAGAATGAGAAGGAGGGCAGCAAGTCCAAGGGCAAAGGGGACAGCGAAACCGacgaagagatggaagagcccAAAAAGCGAGGCAGAGGTGGTGGCCGTCGCAAGAAAGCAGTACAGTAG
- a CDS encoding uncharacterized protein (CAZy:CE10~EggNog:ENOG41~MEROPS:MER0033274~TransMembrane:1 (o28-52i)), whose translation MILGPVSLIDCLVFCFYLAPQLLHQAGFFPTALVVLKAIPFLLFTLPLQFVWNRYFRSYSSHKSSHLKGSTIFEDIVIRCVRYAFATIPANVGRVFFSRDVALPFLKWRMKRHGFKDFPVYWKEETMGEGDAKVKGIWIKQNCEVEPDIVIYYAHGGGFAMGTSYFYFEFLLAWHSLLVDAGYENPAIFALDYSLVPDEVYPTQILQTLQGYKHVLEEVEDASKVCVAGDSAGATLILSMLLEVGIQVQNQQAMGAKLGMSKHDLEDIRPKFAIPQMAMLISPWITLASSLHFPSRVDYLNRGTLWKYANEYAGDAMIHGGVASPGRCDDVKLWKAASPERGYFITYGSDEVLAPDIESFVERLGAGKVEIEARRFDGGIHAWPVASLFLSSTRRKRLYGLQTIVGEIRKRFDKAPAGKVRQRKRLSD comes from the exons ATGATCCTCGGTCCTGTATCTCTCATCGACTGCTtagtcttttgcttttacCTCGCACCGCAGCTGCTTCATCAAGCTGGCTTCTTCCCTACCGCACTTGTCGTTCTTAAAGCTATACCATTTCTGT TATTTACACTTCCACTTCAATTCGTGTGGAACCGTTACTTCAGGAGCTACTCTTCTCACAAGTCTTCTCACCTCAAAGGCTCTACCATATTCGAAGATATCGTCATCCGCTGCGTGCGATATGCATTTGCCACTATACCAGCCAACGTCGGGagagtcttcttctcccggGACGTGGCACTCCCGTTTCTCAAGTGGCGCATGAAGAGACATGGATTCAAGGATTTTCCCGTGtattggaaagaagaaaccaTGGGAGAG GGAGACGCCAAAGTTAAAGGGATCTGGATCAAGCAGAACTGCGAGGTTGAGCCGGATATTGTCATCTACTACGCGCATG GCGGCGGGTTCGCCATGGGCACCAGCTACTTCTACTTTGAGTTTCTTCTCGCATGGCACAGCCTACTGGTTGATGCTGGGTATGAAAACCCAGCCATCTTCGCTTTGGACTACAGCTTAGTTCCAGATGAGGTGTATCCCACCCAGATTCTCCAAACGCTACAGGGCTATAAGCATGTGTTGGAAGAGGTAGAGGACGCTTCCAAAGTGTGCGTTGCCGGCGATTCTGCCGGCGCTACGCTAATCCTGAGCATGTTGCTCGAGGTTGGGATTCAGGTTCAGAATCAACAGGCGATGGGGGCTAAACTGGGGATGAGCAAACACGATCTGGAAGACATTCGACCAAAATTTGCTATACCGCAGATGGCCATGTTAATTTCTCCGTGGATCACTCTGGCCTCAAGTCTCCACTTTCCGTCTCGCGTTGACTACTTGAATAGGGGCACTCTCTGGAAGTACGCGAACGAGTATGCGGGAGACGCAATGATTCACGGCGGGGTGGCATCGCCTGGGAGGTGCGACGACGTCAAGTTGTGGAAAGCAGCCAGCCCCGAGCGCGGCTACTTTATCACATACGGCAGCGATGAGGTCCTAGCGCCAGACATCGAGAGCTTTGTGGAGCGTCTAGGCGCCGGCAAGGTCGAAATCGAAGCTCGAAGATTCGACGGTGGAATTCACGCATGGCCTGTAGCATCGCTCTTCTTATCCAGCACAAGGAGGAAGCGACTCTATGGGCTGCAGACTATAGTAGGAGAAATTAGAAAGAGATTCGACAAGGCTCCAGCAGGGAAGGtgaggcagaggaagaggctttCAGATTAG
- a CDS encoding uncharacterized protein (CAZy:CE10~EggNog:ENOG41~MEROPS:MER0033274) codes for MQGDAKVKGIWIKQNCEVEPDIVIYYAHGGGFAMGTSYFYFEFLLAWHSLLVDAGYENPAIFALDYSLVPDEVYPTQILQTLQGYKHVLEEVEDASKVCVAGDSAGATLILSMLLEVGIQVQNQQAMGAKLGMSKHDLEDIRPKFAIPQMAMLISPWITLASSLHFPSRVDYLNRGTLWKYANEYAGDAMIHGGVASPGRCDDVKLWKAASPERGYFITYGSDEVLAPDIESFVERLGAGKVEIEARRFDGGIHAWPVASLFLSSTRRKRLYGLQTIVGEIRKRFDKAPAGKVRQRKRLSD; via the exons ATGCAGGGAGACGCCAAAGTTAAAGGGATCTGGATCAAGCAGAACTGCGAGGTTGAGCCGGATATTGTCATCTACTACGCGCATG GCGGCGGGTTCGCCATGGGCACCAGCTACTTCTACTTTGAGTTTCTTCTCGCATGGCACAGCCTACTGGTTGATGCTGGGTATGAAAACCCAGCCATCTTCGCTTTGGACTACAGCTTAGTTCCAGATGAGGTGTATCCCACCCAGATTCTCCAAACGCTACAGGGCTATAAGCATGTGTTGGAAGAGGTAGAGGACGCTTCCAAAGTGTGCGTTGCCGGCGATTCTGCCGGCGCTACGCTAATCCTGAGCATGTTGCTCGAGGTTGGGATTCAGGTTCAGAATCAACAGGCGATGGGGGCTAAACTGGGGATGAGCAAACACGATCTGGAAGACATTCGACCAAAATTTGCTATACCGCAGATGGCCATGTTAATTTCTCCGTGGATCACTCTGGCCTCAAGTCTCCACTTTCCGTCTCGCGTTGACTACTTGAATAGGGGCACTCTCTGGAAGTACGCGAACGAGTATGCGGGAGACGCAATGATTCACGGCGGGGTGGCATCGCCTGGGAGGTGCGACGACGTCAAGTTGTGGAAAGCAGCCAGCCCCGAGCGCGGCTACTTTATCACATACGGCAGCGATGAGGTCCTAGCGCCAGACATCGAGAGCTTTGTGGAGCGTCTAGGCGCCGGCAAGGTCGAAATCGAAGCTCGAAGATTCGACGGTGGAATTCACGCATGGCCTGTAGCATCGCTCTTCTTATCCAGCACAAGGAGGAAGCGACTCTATGGGCTGCAGACTATAGTAGGAGAAATTAGAAAGAGATTCGACAAGGCTCCAGCAGGGAAGGtgaggcagaggaagaggctttCAGATTAG
- a CDS encoding uncharacterized protein (EggNog:ENOG41), protein MGDQGSLQALADAPFPLTEVDKWVLAQSDEDYRLHDWEDLRHIIETNNLGILKRKPSDLRRYIAWTAETKAQYGTITEYILQTRLPKAWGVPPFIPESLVPFDAASDYKVLLNDWPYGLTPEITHIVVWSRTPIPTDPETGDLTTESRAQVEDFVKAYFVDTLGAGGEQQVLWFKNWVALQSVRTLEHFHVLVRNVDDDMLERWTGERPRRGEK, encoded by the exons ATGGGGGATCAGGGTTCCCTGCAGGCCCTTGCCGACGCGCCGTTTCCCTTGACCGAGGTTGATAAATGGGTCCTTGCGCAGTCGGACGAGGATTATCGGCTTCACGACTGGGAAGATCTGAGGCACATTATTG aaacAAATAATTTGGGCATTCTGAAAAGAAAGCCCTCAGATCTCCGCCGCTATATTGCCTGGACCGCGGAGACCAAAGCACAATATGGCACCATAACGGAATACATCCTGCAGACTCGTTTGCCAAAGGCCTGGGGGGTGCCACCCTTCATTCCCGAATCGCTGGTCCCCTTTGATGCCGCCTCGGACTACAAGGTCCTGCTGAATGATTGGCCGTACGGCCTGACGCCGGAGATCACGCATATTGTTGTGTGGTCCCGCACTCCAATTCCTACTGATCCCGAGACGGGGGATCTGACGACTGAGAGCAGGGCCCAGGTGGAGGATTTTGTCAAGGCGTACTTTGTCGATACGCTGGGCGCCGGAGGGGAGCAGCAAGTGCTGTGGTTCAAGAACTGGGTTGCGCTGCAGAGCGTGCGGACGCTGGAGCACTTCCATGTGTTAGTCCGTAATGTTGACGATGATATGCTGGAGCGCTGGACGGGGGAGCGGCCGCGACGAGGCGAGAAGTGA